The following is a genomic window from Coriobacteriaceae bacterium.
CGCATCTATGTCGTCGTCCAGGCCACGTCCAAAAACAACAAGCAGGCGGACGAAGTTCTCGACCGCCTGTATCGGGCATGTCTTCTACGTGACCTGCCATGGTGCGGTGGCATTGTCGTCTGCACCGGCACCGGCATCGCAGCGCTTCGCCACTCCCCGCGCATGGGCCTCTTGCGTCGGCCATTTTCGGAAGCGATGGACAAGCTCGTGGGTGCGGTGCGTATGGGGTGTTCCGTCGAACACGCGCAGCTGCTTGGCGGTGGCAATGCCGGTAGCGTCGATGCCGACGGCATGGTGCGCGTCAAGCCCGCGCTGCCCGCACCGATCTGGCAAGCCATCATGAAACGCCTCGGCGCCCGCGCCCAATCAGATATCTAAATTACAGAGCGCCCCAGTTAACGGCGTCGCGCCAGCGCTCGACAAGGCGTTCCAGGCGCCATGCCGCATTGGCGGGACTAGTCGACGGCAGAACGATGGCCGACAGCCCCGTGCGTTCTTGTAGATAGCGCTTGTAGAGCCGACCAGCTGTACCACCGTTGCATATCACCTGCTCAATGGGAGCTGCGCCGGTAATGCGCTCGACATACGCCGGAACGACGTTTTTGATGCTGGCGTCACTCGAACCCTTAATGTCGCAGCTCTCGATCACGTCCCACAGGGCCACACCGCCGTTGAGCAGCATAGCCCGCTTGGCGGCAATCGAGGCGTCGAGCGTCGCGGGCTCGCCGCTCGCCAAAGAGCCTCCCTCGTTGGGCGGCACGGGCACACCGAGGCACGCGGCCATCACGCGCCAAAAGCGGTTCTGCGGATTGCCATAGTAGAAGGCATTGGCACGCGAGAGCACCGAGGGAAACGACCCCAACACCAAAACGCGCGAGCGCTCGTCAAACACGGGCTCAAACCCATGCTCAATATGCTGATAGCCCTCGTCCGGCGCAGCCACGAGCTAGGCCCTCAGCAGATAGCGCACCTCGTAGGGTGCAAGCTCAAGGGTACCCGTCAGCTCGACCGCGGGTGCATCGTCGGCAAGCAGGTCGACGAAGGAGCCGTTGAGCTCGCCGGCTCCAAAGGTATAGGGCTCGTTCACGGCATTGACCGCCACGAGCACCGTCGCATCGTCGCAAGCGCGCTCGAACAGCAGCTGCTTGTTCTGGATCACCACGTTGCGATAGGCACCGTAGTTGAGGGCACGGGCCGCTGCGTCGTTTGCCGAGCGCAGGTACGCAAGCTGCTTGATGAAAGCCGTCAGCTCGTTGGGTGCA
Proteins encoded in this region:
- a CDS encoding uracil-DNA glycosylase family protein; translation: MAAPDEGYQHIEHGFEPVFDERSRVLVLGSFPSVLSRANAFYYGNPQNRFWRVMAACLGVPVPPNEGGSLASGEPATLDASIAAKRAMLLNGGVALWDVIESCDIKGSSDASIKNVVPAYVERITGAAPIEQVICNGGTAGRLYKRYLQERTGLSAIVLPSTSPANAAWRLERLVERWRDAVNWGAL